In a single window of the Streptacidiphilus sp. P02-A3a genome:
- a CDS encoding SDR family NAD(P)-dependent oxidoreductase has protein sequence MMSTGHDLGQQAVTGRFAGRRIVVTGGSRGLGERLVRLLLTEGAHVATCARRAEPLETLHSSLDSPGALFTRALDVSVPQLLEQFVEDAASALGGLDGVVACAGGARGQGITEATAQDWSATWEMNVGHVARLVATSTPHLRTGGGGSIVVVASVSGWKPSPQAQYGAAKAGQIHMVSSLARELGPEGIRVNAVSPGSMLIPGKRWDRMRQDDPPAFDRFRAEFPGRELVLPEEVADVIAFLLSDQSRGVTGVNLPVDKGQNAPTPGGY, from the coding sequence ATGATGAGCACAGGGCATGACCTCGGACAGCAAGCGGTGACGGGACGATTCGCAGGCCGTCGCATTGTGGTGACGGGCGGCTCCAGAGGACTGGGCGAGCGTCTCGTGCGCCTACTCCTCACGGAAGGAGCGCATGTGGCGACGTGCGCCCGGAGGGCGGAGCCGTTGGAGACGCTCCACAGCTCGCTCGACTCCCCCGGCGCGCTGTTCACCCGCGCTCTCGATGTCTCCGTCCCGCAGCTTCTGGAGCAATTCGTGGAGGACGCCGCATCAGCACTGGGCGGCCTCGACGGCGTTGTTGCGTGCGCGGGCGGTGCGCGTGGTCAGGGAATCACCGAGGCAACGGCCCAGGACTGGTCGGCGACATGGGAGATGAACGTCGGCCATGTAGCCCGGCTAGTGGCGACGAGTACACCTCACCTGCGGACGGGCGGTGGGGGGTCTATCGTCGTGGTGGCTTCGGTATCCGGGTGGAAGCCGTCACCGCAGGCCCAGTACGGCGCCGCGAAGGCCGGCCAGATCCACATGGTGTCCTCCCTCGCGAGGGAGCTGGGTCCGGAGGGCATCCGCGTGAATGCGGTCTCGCCGGGGTCGATGCTCATCCCTGGCAAGCGGTGGGACCGGATGCGCCAGGACGACCCGCCCGCCTTCGACCGATTCCGCGCTGAGTTCCCGGGGCGGGAGCTGGTGCTGCCAGAGGAGGTCGCGGACGTGATCGCCTTCCTGCTCTCGGATCAGTCGCGAGGGGTGACTGGGGTAAACCTTCCCGTCGACAAGGGGCAGAACGCGCCGACGCCTGGGGGTTACTGA
- a CDS encoding ATP-binding protein, whose amino-acid sequence MADTPTAVGLARLHAADVLSCWGVHPDTVETVQLLVSEMTTNAVRHPKEGEEQAPLFSRRNKVQTFQIALEILGDAVRVSVWDRDTRPPVLKEVGVEATGGRGVFIVAVMSRRWGHYPAGSLPGKVVWAEVGLVPEGRAGADERPTPSPGRPPGSGQERAVRVNPNVIGRVLVGVRGL is encoded by the coding sequence TTGGCGGACACGCCAACTGCCGTCGGCCTGGCGCGGCTGCACGCGGCCGATGTCCTCTCCTGCTGGGGCGTGCACCCTGACACCGTCGAGACAGTGCAGCTCCTCGTGTCGGAGATGACCACCAACGCTGTGCGGCACCCGAAGGAGGGCGAGGAGCAAGCCCCCTTGTTCTCTCGGCGGAACAAGGTGCAGACCTTCCAGATCGCTCTGGAGATCCTCGGCGACGCCGTCAGGGTGTCGGTGTGGGACCGCGACACGAGGCCGCCGGTTCTGAAGGAGGTCGGAGTCGAGGCGACCGGTGGCCGGGGAGTGTTCATCGTCGCCGTCATGAGTCGGCGTTGGGGCCACTACCCGGCTGGCAGTCTGCCCGGCAAGGTGGTGTGGGCGGAGGTCGGGCTTGTCCCAGAAGGTCGAGCTGGTGCCGACGAGAGGCCGACGCCTTCTCCCGGTCGGCCTCCGGGGAGCGGCCAGGAGAGGGCCGTGCGGGTCAATCCGAACGTGATCGGCCGCGTTCTCGTCGGAGTCAGGGGCCTCTGA
- a CDS encoding DUF5999 family protein, whose amino-acid sequence MCQHRPECPGACCPDGQAARSIAGYPEQGWSLLCNGIVLFEDTGQILPDGRVIGPQRPAGAVSEVAR is encoded by the coding sequence ATGTGCCAGCACAGGCCGGAGTGTCCCGGCGCGTGTTGCCCGGATGGCCAGGCCGCTCGCTCGATCGCAGGCTACCCGGAGCAAGGGTGGTCGTTGCTGTGCAACGGCATCGTCCTCTTCGAGGACACCGGACAGATCCTGCCGGACGGCAGGGTCATCGGCCCGCAGCGTCCCGCCGGCGCCGTCTCGGAGGTGGCGAGGTGA
- a CDS encoding NUDIX domain-containing protein: MDPTVADSQPDDTSAAARELDAALRTTGSNSYLHMRDTMSAVAILVYGDERTRESYVGPWTVPLTVAPDEAKALERALASFGVNAEVTIAGVENLSQGTVRAFRIGFAAAADVRRFARRLVENLPEPAATARRLHRALAKAGINQWVGWSNGAVVLDTVAAVDAAALCGILGERVGESIEQDLDTADGPWVEQLAAEIDAVLSAILGERIGVDPVPVCRTCAISRDNWVDFGSISLAVAQRLVLALEAATPPSTDPSVPTGPPAPVDDSPKEQPVSPNEPRPYTDPLSPEVYAAGRAALWVSAAVLFTHQDGRVLLLEPTYRPTLVLVGGGVERGEYPSHAAARETAEETGLQRAFDTVLVVDTVLHSTAEADPRWNFPGAIHYVFDGGTLTDDEITGMRMSAESHRTRLLLPGALPDYMTAGEARRTQAALQARASGTTVILNNGHPLTGHPPRESAATPATDPTTLPTPRSQK, translated from the coding sequence ATGGACCCGACCGTCGCCGACAGCCAACCAGACGACACCTCCGCTGCGGCCCGAGAGCTCGACGCGGCCCTGCGGACGACCGGCAGTAACAGCTACCTCCACATGAGGGACACGATGTCGGCCGTCGCGATCCTCGTCTACGGGGACGAGCGCACGCGCGAGTCGTACGTGGGGCCGTGGACGGTGCCGCTGACCGTGGCCCCCGACGAGGCCAAGGCCCTCGAACGCGCCCTCGCCTCGTTCGGAGTCAACGCCGAGGTGACGATCGCGGGGGTCGAGAACCTTTCACAAGGCACCGTCAGGGCGTTCCGCATCGGCTTCGCCGCGGCGGCCGACGTGCGGCGCTTCGCCCGGCGGCTCGTCGAGAACCTGCCCGAGCCCGCGGCGACAGCCCGCCGCCTGCACCGGGCGCTGGCAAAGGCCGGCATCAACCAGTGGGTCGGCTGGTCGAACGGCGCGGTGGTGCTGGACACCGTCGCGGCTGTGGACGCAGCCGCGCTGTGCGGCATCCTCGGCGAACGCGTGGGCGAGTCCATCGAGCAGGACCTGGACACCGCGGACGGGCCCTGGGTGGAGCAGCTCGCCGCCGAGATCGACGCCGTACTGTCCGCAATCCTCGGCGAACGGATCGGGGTCGACCCGGTCCCCGTCTGTCGCACATGCGCGATCTCGCGCGACAACTGGGTGGACTTCGGCAGTATCTCGCTGGCCGTGGCGCAGCGTCTCGTCCTGGCGCTCGAAGCGGCCACCCCGCCGAGTACCGACCCCTCGGTCCCGACTGGGCCGCCCGCACCGGTGGACGACTCCCCAAAGGAGCAGCCCGTGTCCCCGAACGAACCGCGCCCGTACACCGACCCCCTGTCCCCGGAGGTCTACGCCGCCGGCCGCGCAGCGTTGTGGGTGTCCGCCGCCGTGCTGTTCACCCACCAGGACGGCCGGGTCCTGCTCCTGGAGCCGACTTACCGGCCGACGCTGGTCCTGGTGGGCGGCGGGGTGGAGCGCGGCGAGTACCCGAGCCACGCCGCGGCGCGTGAGACCGCCGAGGAGACCGGCCTGCAGCGCGCCTTCGACACCGTCCTCGTGGTCGACACCGTCCTGCACAGCACCGCCGAGGCCGACCCCCGCTGGAACTTCCCCGGCGCGATCCACTACGTCTTCGACGGCGGCACCCTCACCGACGACGAGATCACCGGCATGCGCATGAGCGCCGAGTCCCACCGAACCCGTCTCCTGCTACCCGGCGCACTGCCGGACTACATGACCGCCGGGGAAGCACGCCGGACCCAGGCCGCCCTCCAGGCCCGCGCCTCCGGGACGACCGTGATCCTCAACAACGGCCACCCCCTCACCGGGCACCCGCCGCGCGAATCGGCGGCGACGCCCGCGACTGACCCCACCACGCTACCGACCCCCCGGAGCCAGAAGTGA
- a CDS encoding M15 family metallopeptidase: MLLAAQAALPSGIRLLVIEGYRPPDLQDRHFREYADVLCARNPHWDDAQLHAAASRFVSPSEIEPHTAGAAVDVTLVTANGRELDLGSRVGATPEESEGDCFTRATDLTERARSNRVLLCRVMEGAGLVNNGLQWWQWSYGDPYWAMATDRRAAIYASIPSLHVSTGRRR, from the coding sequence CTGCTCCTCGCGGCACAAGCCGCGTTGCCGTCGGGCATCCGGCTGCTGGTCATCGAGGGCTACCGGCCGCCCGACCTCCAGGACCGGCACTTCCGCGAGTACGCCGACGTACTGTGCGCCCGCAACCCGCACTGGGACGACGCCCAGCTCCACGCCGCTGCCAGCCGCTTCGTCAGCCCGTCCGAGATCGAACCCCACACAGCCGGCGCCGCCGTCGACGTGACCCTGGTGACGGCCAACGGCCGCGAACTGGACCTCGGAAGCAGGGTCGGAGCCACCCCTGAGGAGAGCGAAGGGGACTGCTTCACCCGCGCGACGGACCTGACCGAGCGGGCCCGCAGCAACCGGGTGTTGCTGTGCCGGGTCATGGAGGGCGCGGGGTTGGTCAACAACGGCCTCCAGTGGTGGCAGTGGAGCTACGGAGACCCCTACTGGGCCATGGCCACCGACCGGCGCGCAGCGATCTACGCCTCCATCCCGAGCCTTCACGTCAGCACCGGCCGGCGGCGCTAA
- a CDS encoding helix-turn-helix domain-containing protein, with the protein MKPGTKMKGEAREKFEAEICSAYKQNLKVGVRDISDATNRSYGAIYDALKRNGVLRPRGGTRR; encoded by the coding sequence ATAAAGCCCGGCACCAAGATGAAGGGCGAGGCGCGCGAGAAATTCGAGGCGGAAATTTGCTCGGCCTACAAGCAGAACCTGAAGGTCGGCGTCCGCGACATCAGTGACGCCACCAACCGCTCGTACGGAGCGATCTACGACGCGCTGAAGCGCAATGGCGTACTACGTCCTCGCGGCGGAACTCGCCGTTGA
- a CDS encoding 6-carboxytetrahydropterin synthase: MDFSEIQLPSGTHAIAKVFDFEAGHRLTGLPPQHKCSQQHGHSYQVELQLTAPFLDGPGFVTDFGALTPFKRFLDEQFDHRNLHEILPFEPTSELLAQFLAGWFIRYVQPDIPGRLLAVRVRETQRSWARFDVAQR, translated from the coding sequence ATGGACTTCAGTGAAATACAGCTCCCGTCCGGCACGCACGCCATCGCCAAGGTGTTCGACTTCGAAGCAGGGCACCGGTTGACCGGTCTGCCGCCCCAGCACAAGTGCTCGCAGCAGCACGGCCACAGCTACCAGGTCGAGCTTCAACTCACCGCGCCCTTCCTTGACGGTCCGGGTTTCGTCACTGATTTCGGGGCCCTGACGCCGTTCAAGAGGTTCCTGGACGAGCAGTTCGACCACCGCAATTTGCACGAGATCCTGCCGTTCGAGCCGACGTCGGAGCTGTTGGCCCAGTTCCTGGCTGGCTGGTTCATCCGCTACGTCCAGCCGGACATCCCCGGTCGGCTGTTGGCTGTTCGCGTCCGGGAGACCCAGCGCAGCTGGGCCCGGTTTGATGTGGCGCAGCGGTGA
- a CDS encoding 7-carboxy-7-deazaguanine synthase QueE: MSGAGGVPAPRTGTGGEFRLIVAECFGLEKPTFQGEGPSCGIPALFIRLSRCNLTCGWCDTKYTWDWAHFNPVEESQRRTAAEVLAWALSSPVELVVITGGEPLIQQRPLIPLVQGLLAAGKRVEFETNGTLVPDSDLLVDGVRFNVSPKLANSGVAEDRRIVETALTTFARSGRAVFKFVTRNADELDEIHELVSAFGMHPVYVMPEGTTAEGLIESTRALADAVAARRWRLTTRLHVLAFADARGR, from the coding sequence GTGAGCGGCGCGGGCGGCGTGCCTGCGCCGCGCACGGGGACCGGCGGCGAGTTCCGGCTGATCGTTGCTGAGTGCTTCGGCCTGGAAAAGCCGACGTTCCAGGGCGAGGGCCCGAGCTGCGGCATTCCGGCGCTCTTCATCCGCCTGTCCCGGTGCAACCTGACCTGCGGATGGTGCGACACCAAATACACCTGGGACTGGGCGCATTTCAACCCCGTTGAGGAGTCGCAGAGGCGCACGGCGGCGGAGGTGCTTGCCTGGGCGCTCTCTTCCCCGGTCGAACTGGTGGTCATCACCGGCGGTGAGCCCCTGATCCAGCAGAGGCCACTGATCCCCCTGGTGCAGGGACTGCTCGCAGCCGGAAAGCGGGTGGAGTTCGAGACGAACGGCACCCTGGTCCCGGATTCGGACCTGCTAGTCGACGGGGTGCGGTTCAACGTCAGCCCGAAGCTCGCCAACTCAGGCGTCGCCGAGGACAGGCGGATCGTCGAGACGGCCCTGACCACCTTCGCCCGGTCCGGCCGTGCGGTCTTCAAGTTCGTCACGCGCAATGCGGACGAGCTGGACGAGATCCATGAACTCGTCAGCGCCTTCGGCATGCACCCGGTGTACGTGATGCCGGAAGGCACCACGGCCGAGGGCCTCATCGAGTCCACGCGGGCGCTCGCGGACGCTGTTGCGGCCCGCCGATGGCGGCTCACTACCCGGCTGCACGTCCTGGCGTTCGCCGACGCCCGTGGCCGCTGA
- the folE gene encoding GTP cyclohydrolase I, whose amino-acid sequence MTSVYRQAVGESPAQPKQTSCAAPGPVDTDRVTDLIGQLLAALGEDPERSGLVGTPARVAAWYRDFLSPDPSATATCFAEDALSGQLVVVGGMSVWSLCEHHLLPMNLQVAVGYVPVGEVVGLSKFGRIAQRHAGRLQVQERFTRQVAEEITGLVGSKDVAVAVRGTHLCMSMRGVRMEQARTNSVQAGGRFESDPVIAQQFLTLTTAQWRVA is encoded by the coding sequence GTGACGTCCGTCTACCGTCAGGCAGTCGGTGAGAGTCCGGCCCAGCCGAAGCAGACCAGCTGTGCCGCGCCCGGTCCGGTCGATACCGACCGCGTTACTGACCTGATAGGCCAGCTCCTGGCCGCACTCGGCGAAGACCCCGAGAGGTCGGGCCTGGTGGGCACCCCGGCCCGGGTCGCGGCCTGGTACCGCGACTTCCTGTCCCCGGACCCGTCGGCCACCGCGACGTGCTTTGCCGAGGACGCGCTGAGTGGCCAGCTGGTTGTGGTCGGCGGCATGAGCGTGTGGTCGCTGTGCGAGCACCACCTGCTGCCCATGAACCTGCAGGTCGCTGTCGGATACGTGCCCGTCGGCGAGGTCGTGGGCCTGTCAAAGTTCGGCCGGATCGCGCAGCGGCACGCCGGCCGCCTACAGGTCCAGGAGCGCTTCACCCGGCAGGTTGCCGAGGAGATCACTGGCCTGGTCGGCAGCAAGGACGTGGCCGTAGCCGTGCGTGGGACGCACCTGTGCATGAGCATGCGGGGTGTGCGCATGGAGCAGGCCCGTACCAACTCGGTGCAGGCCGGCGGCCGGTTCGAGAGCGACCCCGTGATCGCCCAGCAGTTCCTCACCCTCACCACCGCCCAGTGGAGGGTCGCTTGA
- a CDS encoding AAA family ATPase yields the protein MTLGIPPATPARGREITVTGIDGAGKSTLSARLHRALNAAGHTAILVGKNSTEVPTDPQLSAYVDQLNELVYRRDPRVAQACGDQYWLLALAAWYTLQDRLVIQPALAAGTHVVLDNAHHKILARYAVNPDVPLRLSEQVFAHLTQPDLVIFLRIGAREALARRKGEFTSLETGHSGSGDADFIHYQDAVLAQLRDQEQRGGWLSLDVAGMDRDAVFKTAAGAMADRLQLTI from the coding sequence ATGACGCTCGGGATACCGCCCGCCACGCCTGCGCGTGGACGGGAGATCACGGTCACCGGCATCGACGGAGCCGGCAAGTCCACCCTGTCCGCCCGACTGCACCGGGCCCTGAACGCCGCTGGCCACACCGCGATCCTGGTCGGCAAGAACAGCACCGAGGTCCCCACAGACCCGCAGCTGTCCGCCTACGTTGACCAGCTCAACGAACTCGTTTACCGCCGAGACCCCCGTGTTGCCCAGGCATGCGGCGACCAGTACTGGCTGCTGGCCCTCGCCGCCTGGTACACCCTCCAGGACCGGCTCGTGATCCAGCCCGCGCTTGCCGCAGGCACCCATGTTGTCCTCGACAACGCCCACCACAAGATCCTCGCGCGCTACGCCGTCAATCCGGACGTCCCCCTCCGGCTCTCGGAACAGGTATTCGCCCACCTCACCCAGCCCGACCTGGTGATCTTCCTGCGGATCGGGGCCCGCGAAGCTCTCGCCCGCAGGAAGGGTGAGTTCACCTCCTTGGAGACGGGCCACTCCGGCAGCGGGGACGCGGACTTCATCCATTACCAGGACGCCGTCCTGGCCCAACTCCGCGACCAGGAGCAGCGCGGCGGCTGGCTCTCACTGGACGTTGCCGGCATGGACCGAGACGCGGTCTTCAAGACCGCCGCCGGGGCCATGGCCGACCGACTCCAGCTCACCATCTGA
- a CDS encoding DUF2797 domain-containing protein, which translates to MIRPADGAYVCHGVTWATGDPRLLLAPLPAGPLVYAQVMNRRLGFRTGTGRWCTGRYGFTGTVRVEALACPDRARVEHGGQCDRCAGQDEFRLAHQFHQGGASTPEALGRYMAQPHWLYLATFADSTTKVGTAAEPRRRSRLDEQGALFATYLAKSPDGRAVRYLEDALGQRLELPQSVRAAAKLQALARLRDLSSARTAHEQHVVRAAAVLADLETPVVLEAWTPPEVGDRLRTGSAERVLYPHDLREGEHGFTVRSCIGSQGLVVLGEDNDEPGYLLDLGALKGRHITLGTFASPDTAVQTSLF; encoded by the coding sequence GTGATCCGACCTGCCGACGGCGCGTACGTGTGCCACGGCGTCACCTGGGCGACCGGAGACCCCCGACTGCTGCTCGCCCCACTGCCCGCCGGGCCGCTGGTCTACGCCCAGGTCATGAACCGGCGTCTCGGCTTCCGGACGGGTACCGGCCGGTGGTGCACCGGCCGGTACGGGTTCACCGGCACGGTCCGCGTTGAGGCCCTCGCCTGCCCCGACCGGGCCCGGGTGGAGCACGGCGGCCAGTGCGACCGGTGCGCAGGCCAGGACGAGTTCCGCCTCGCCCACCAGTTCCACCAGGGCGGAGCGAGCACTCCCGAGGCCCTCGGCCGCTACATGGCGCAGCCACACTGGCTGTACCTGGCTACCTTCGCCGACAGCACCACCAAGGTCGGCACCGCAGCTGAGCCCAGGCGCCGTTCCCGCCTCGACGAGCAGGGCGCACTATTCGCCACCTACCTGGCCAAGAGCCCCGACGGTCGAGCAGTGCGCTACCTCGAAGACGCCCTCGGCCAGCGCCTGGAGCTGCCCCAGAGCGTCAGGGCGGCGGCCAAGCTCCAGGCCCTGGCCCGCCTGCGCGACCTCTCCTCGGCCCGCACCGCCCACGAGCAGCACGTCGTCCGCGCAGCCGCGGTGCTCGCCGATCTGGAGACACCCGTCGTGCTGGAGGCATGGACCCCACCGGAGGTAGGGGACCGGCTTCGCACCGGCAGCGCGGAACGGGTTCTGTACCCGCACGATCTGCGAGAGGGGGAGCACGGCTTCACCGTCCGGTCCTGCATCGGCTCCCAGGGCCTCGTCGTCCTGGGGGAGGACAACGACGAACCTGGGTACCTGCTCGACCTCGGCGCGCTCAAGGGCCGCCACATCACCCTCGGCACCTTCGCCTCCCCCGACACCGCCGTTCAGACCTCCCTGTTCTGA
- a CDS encoding class I SAM-dependent methyltransferase, with protein MAPLDAVLGWDEDSNAEAYSAFTRDFPMYSATSRDLAHRARLADSRLVVDLCGGAGATAEAILALAPATARVLSLDAAAAMQRVGRRTVSDPRLTWVTAPAEDLAAHIDMGSADAVVCNSAIWKTDVPRVFAAVRRVLRPGGRLVFNIGGGFAGVRHPEEEAARGTLSLNSLIHQIATRDHGYAPPVAEPVPPKLSLAALTAHLAVAGMNVLDTEVVAQHGTMAEKRAWLSIPLFARPEGDFTHAQRMRILADAYALTTPQTPTVTSWLVVTAQRPGEER; from the coding sequence ATGGCCCCCCTGGACGCCGTCCTCGGCTGGGACGAGGACTCCAACGCCGAGGCGTACAGCGCCTTCACCCGCGACTTCCCTATGTACAGCGCCACCAGCCGCGACCTCGCCCACCGAGCCCGGCTCGCCGACAGCCGGTTGGTGGTCGACCTGTGCGGGGGTGCCGGAGCCACCGCCGAGGCGATCCTCGCGCTCGCACCGGCCACGGCCCGGGTCCTGTCCCTGGACGCGGCAGCGGCCATGCAGCGTGTGGGCCGCCGCACCGTGAGCGACCCGCGCCTGACCTGGGTCACGGCACCGGCCGAGGACCTGGCTGCCCACATCGACATGGGTAGCGCGGACGCCGTGGTGTGCAATTCGGCGATCTGGAAGACCGACGTGCCGCGGGTGTTCGCCGCCGTGCGGCGGGTACTGCGCCCAGGCGGACGGCTCGTGTTCAACATCGGCGGCGGATTCGCCGGCGTACGACACCCCGAGGAGGAGGCCGCACGCGGAACGCTCTCGCTGAACAGCCTGATCCATCAGATCGCCACCCGTGACCACGGCTACGCCCCGCCCGTGGCCGAACCGGTGCCTCCCAAACTGTCGCTGGCCGCGCTCACTGCCCACCTGGCCGTCGCGGGGATGAACGTCCTCGACACCGAAGTCGTCGCCCAGCACGGCACGATGGCGGAGAAGAGGGCGTGGCTGTCGATCCCTTTGTTCGCGCGACCCGAAGGCGACTTCACCCATGCCCAGCGGATGAGGATCCTCGCCGACGCGTACGCCCTGACCACACCCCAGACCCCCACCGTGACGAGCTGGCTCGTGGTGACGGCCCAACGGCCCGGGGAGGAACGATGA
- a CDS encoding NUDIX domain-containing protein, giving the protein MTSPGPAANTVGNTPCCDHTSVGVLISSPAGLLVFERATPPAGIAPVAGHIDQHGSPEQAARAEAAEEVGLTLTHLHLLLEERRSNRCRRPPSGPVGHRWWVYQAQASGTIRPAVREVRSPRWIHPEQLQEHADRTVAYAEGQLSDAEFTARPGLAPVWLRFLSQLHLVTLPGTTLDLIDKVI; this is encoded by the coding sequence ATGACCTCCCCGGGCCCCGCCGCGAACACCGTCGGCAACACGCCCTGCTGCGACCACACCAGTGTCGGAGTCCTCATCTCCTCACCGGCTGGCCTTCTGGTCTTCGAACGGGCGACGCCCCCGGCCGGGATCGCGCCCGTAGCCGGCCACATCGACCAGCACGGAAGCCCCGAGCAGGCCGCCCGTGCGGAGGCCGCCGAGGAAGTCGGCCTGACCCTCACGCACCTCCACCTGCTGCTGGAGGAGAGGCGGTCCAACAGATGCAGGCGACCGCCCTCCGGCCCGGTGGGCCACCGCTGGTGGGTCTACCAGGCCCAGGCATCGGGGACGATAAGGCCCGCTGTCCGCGAAGTCCGCAGCCCCCGATGGATCCACCCCGAGCAGCTCCAAGAGCACGCAGACCGCACGGTGGCCTACGCCGAAGGACAGTTGAGCGACGCGGAGTTCACCGCACGGCCCGGACTAGCACCGGTCTGGCTCCGCTTCCTGAGTCAGCTGCACCTAGTGACCCTGCCCGGGACCACCCTGGACCTGATCGACAAGGTCATCTGA
- a CDS encoding NUDIX domain-containing protein has product MEAAVADTEMAALEFDDARAWLERARRKPMEPLAAEVWVTDPFFTHVLLVKHRVRGWVPPGGKVEPGETPRAAAVRELAEETGLHSDLLPVPAAVAVRSYRADWAPTLGLSYAAVIGRDVPLGGESGQPPAWIELGQVWESAFPDDRDRIRAYVNRLAAGEAVGAR; this is encoded by the coding sequence TTGGAAGCGGCGGTCGCCGACACCGAGATGGCTGCGTTGGAGTTCGACGACGCGCGGGCATGGCTGGAGCGGGCGCGGCGCAAGCCGATGGAGCCGCTGGCGGCCGAGGTATGGGTCACCGATCCGTTCTTCACCCATGTCCTGCTCGTGAAGCACCGGGTGCGGGGGTGGGTGCCGCCGGGCGGCAAGGTGGAGCCGGGCGAGACCCCGCGGGCTGCCGCTGTTCGAGAACTCGCGGAGGAGACCGGCCTGCACAGCGACCTGCTGCCGGTGCCGGCGGCCGTGGCCGTGCGCTCCTACCGGGCCGACTGGGCCCCCACTCTGGGCCTGTCCTACGCCGCCGTCATCGGCCGGGACGTCCCACTCGGCGGGGAGTCCGGCCAGCCTCCGGCGTGGATCGAACTGGGCCAAGTCTGGGAGAGCGCCTTCCCTGACGACCGCGACCGCATCCGCGCCTACGTAAATCGCCTGGCCGCTGGAGAAGCGGTCGGCGCTCGCTGA
- a CDS encoding MAB_1171c family putative transporter — MNVIDLSVGIALWAITIWRAPGAWRSKEKRSLWAAFFVLALEMCFATDPASRWLDRTVGVNSFSALLKQAAAVAAAAFVVDFLAVAAASSRPSTTAVRRRMMRIGVVVPTVTLAVMVTLFALADRPHEAVDLLTTYPHDSALLAYVLAWTTYFGWAMLTASRLSWQWSRRPGPALLRRGLRLICLGTSIGIVYAAHRASMLIFARLDVHPVPAKADTALNGLLALVPLLLISVGSSMPAYPKARTAVLQYQSLVKLYSLWDHLSEAAPQIRYRPRRHRLHDAMDLRGVRDRLYRRTIEIRDAMLILNGNAPVSVRLRAADHVEEAGLVGKAAATAADACWLRATREAHSAGLSRAGSPEAPSLAGDDLDSEARLMLELSDAYFSDLAITFARNHVERLSATRSTVSGATP, encoded by the coding sequence ATGAACGTAATCGATCTGAGTGTGGGAATCGCCCTGTGGGCGATCACGATCTGGCGAGCGCCGGGGGCTTGGCGGAGCAAGGAGAAGCGGTCTTTGTGGGCAGCCTTCTTCGTACTTGCCCTAGAAATGTGCTTTGCTACGGATCCCGCTTCGCGGTGGCTCGACAGAACCGTCGGTGTCAACAGCTTCTCTGCGCTTCTTAAGCAGGCGGCTGCGGTTGCTGCTGCCGCTTTCGTGGTGGATTTTCTGGCTGTCGCAGCGGCGAGTTCACGACCGTCCACCACAGCGGTCCGCCGACGGATGATGCGTATCGGCGTCGTCGTCCCGACAGTCACGCTCGCGGTGATGGTCACACTGTTCGCTCTAGCCGACCGGCCGCACGAAGCCGTCGACCTGTTGACGACCTATCCGCACGACTCCGCGCTGCTGGCATACGTCCTCGCTTGGACGACGTACTTCGGCTGGGCCATGCTGACCGCTTCACGGCTCTCGTGGCAGTGGTCACGCAGGCCAGGGCCCGCGCTGCTGCGCCGGGGACTGCGGCTCATCTGCCTCGGCACAAGCATCGGCATCGTCTACGCGGCGCACCGGGCGTCCATGCTGATCTTCGCAAGGCTCGACGTCCACCCGGTGCCCGCGAAGGCGGACACCGCGTTGAACGGCCTCCTCGCTCTGGTTCCCCTGCTCCTGATCTCCGTCGGGAGCAGCATGCCGGCCTATCCCAAGGCCAGGACCGCGGTACTTCAATACCAGTCCCTGGTCAAGCTCTACTCGTTGTGGGACCACCTCAGCGAGGCTGCTCCGCAGATCCGCTACAGGCCCAGGCGGCATCGACTGCACGACGCCATGGACCTCCGCGGAGTCCGCGACCGCCTGTACCGGCGCACCATTGAGATCCGTGACGCCATGCTCATCCTGAACGGCAACGCGCCCGTCTCCGTGCGGTTGCGGGCGGCGGACCACGTCGAGGAAGCGGGACTGGTTGGCAAGGCAGCCGCCACAGCCGCCGACGCATGCTGGCTCCGGGCCACCCGCGAGGCGCACTCCGCGGGTCTCTCCCGAGCAGGTAGTCCCGAGGCACCGTCACTGGCTGGAGACGATCTCGACAGCGAGGCTCGTTTGATGCTGGAACTGTCCGACGCCTACTTCTCCGACCTCGCCATCACCTTCGCCCGAAACCATGTCGAGCGCCTCAGCGCCACCCGTTCTACCGTCTCTGGAGCCACCCCGTGA